A genomic stretch from Rubripirellula reticaptiva includes:
- a CDS encoding DUF1552 domain-containing protein codes for MSKPTNLNRRRFVLRSLAGSMALPGLPSLMADSVGANSAIRETRGAGVGARRFVAVGNLLGFQQKHFFPETTGKEFEETTLLKPLAANREQITVYRGLDHGIRGGHFAVHTFLSGVLHHESKNRRDGNVTIDQFIADEVGNETRFPSLTVGSEGGIHGGCQMSWTKSGVRVPPITGPAELFERLFVTESKERRAQQVKANKLQASVLDSIQEEASSLSKRVNQEDKSKLDEYFSSIRDVEKRLDIRRRWADQPKPDAPFEKPADANTVDDLPMLYELIALALQTDSTRIATLEIGGSFLPQNLGIDKSYHSLSHHGNDEEAVANLITLETYQLEQFGKFLTRLADIQDGQQTLLDSTTVLFGSGMGNGSSHTNNDLPIVLAGGGYGRGEFKKVADKGVAKIPLCNLYVDIAQKMGVLQDSFGTSTGTFS; via the coding sequence ATGTCAAAACCAACCAATCTTAATCGTCGACGTTTTGTGCTTCGGTCTCTTGCCGGGTCGATGGCACTACCTGGGTTGCCCTCGCTGATGGCCGATTCTGTTGGCGCTAACTCGGCGATTCGCGAAACCCGCGGTGCGGGCGTCGGGGCCCGGCGGTTCGTTGCCGTGGGCAACCTGCTTGGCTTTCAGCAGAAGCATTTCTTCCCGGAAACAACCGGCAAGGAATTCGAAGAAACCACGCTGCTGAAACCGCTGGCCGCCAACCGCGAACAGATCACGGTCTACCGTGGACTCGACCACGGAATTCGCGGCGGGCACTTTGCCGTTCACACGTTCCTCTCCGGCGTGCTGCATCACGAGTCAAAGAATCGTCGCGATGGCAACGTCACGATCGATCAGTTCATCGCCGACGAAGTCGGCAACGAAACGCGTTTCCCATCGTTGACGGTGGGATCCGAAGGAGGCATTCACGGCGGTTGCCAAATGTCGTGGACCAAATCGGGTGTGCGCGTGCCGCCAATCACCGGACCTGCCGAACTGTTCGAAAGACTGTTCGTGACCGAATCAAAAGAAAGACGGGCTCAGCAGGTGAAGGCGAATAAGCTGCAAGCGTCGGTTCTGGATTCGATCCAAGAAGAGGCAAGTTCGCTTTCCAAGCGAGTCAACCAAGAAGACAAGTCCAAGCTAGACGAGTACTTCAGCTCGATCCGTGATGTCGAAAAACGCTTGGACATTCGCCGGCGTTGGGCCGACCAGCCCAAGCCTGACGCTCCCTTCGAAAAACCAGCCGATGCCAATACAGTCGACGACCTACCGATGTTGTACGAACTGATCGCTTTAGCACTGCAGACCGATTCGACCCGGATCGCGACGCTGGAAATTGGCGGCAGCTTCTTGCCTCAGAACCTGGGTATCGACAAGTCGTACCATAGCCTTTCGCATCACGGCAACGATGAGGAAGCGGTTGCCAATCTGATCACTTTGGAAACTTATCAACTGGAACAATTTGGCAAGTTTTTAACTCGCCTCGCCGACATCCAAGATGGCCAACAAACCTTACTCGACTCGACCACGGTGCTGTTCGGCAGCGGAATGGGCAACGGCAGCTCGCACACCAACAACGATCTTCCGATTGTGCTGGCCGGGGGTGGTTACGGCCGCGGCGAATTTAAGAAGGTTGCCGACAAAGGCGTGGCGAAAATACCGCTGTGCAACCTGTACGTCGACATCGCTCAAAAAATGGGCGTGCTGCAGGACTCGTTCGGAACCAGCACAGGCACGTTCTCATAA
- a CDS encoding WD40 repeat domain-containing serine/threonine protein kinase — protein MNDSLLDSADSRDRLAEAAKRFGNQLQAQQGADWPSEAQHSRIASVLRLLHATLSPNSTQSMSQSGGLDETFSIPKQVGRFKVGQRVGEGGFGVVYKAFDEVLRRDVALKAVPRRAGIHSASEEYRLREARASARLNHPYLVPLYEVVEDEQCVYLVSEFCNGPTLYQYLQEHPGRVSPRWAAEVTLKLGQAVAHAHGRGLVHRDIKPGNVLLSPERADGDILPFTPRLTDFGLVLEIDSDSTGQTQSGFAGTVMYMSPEQIMGDERWDARSSDVYSLGLLLYQMIAGELPFRSSKPLELLTQICTEPIKPIAVDTKPISQDLLAICYKAIHKQPSQRYESAQALVDDLLRWQDGREVTARRQSSLERTWLSARRAPVLLGLFIALVTLAITSILVFAWSNRLLRKKQAELGLAVTEASLSRKDAIEIAYRSDMNQAYLAVARQDPATAMSFVNDIKRYSGDQYHDRFDFRLLGTLARDGWTELAGLETMVEEVVPMPNANLHAIAGGNQVRFYRSDQRQPVREIQLAEGEILHALAVAPDEDFLALGISGAPSALNWLGLNNDRIQFFSLGGRKVPKPIQQFATTLESLAFSSDGKRLAAGTRYEPIQIFTIGSDSEPITVASVRRNEDLAFAPNDKIAWIAESNAIRIQKPGDKSSARSLKIPGPSCFDRMSRSSDGKQIVATVRFDSRGYLYDLDRDDKEPTVLENSHGELSTISFSPNGNYVAGGTTGGGVVVWHLGDQSNIPSKNILSKSDESQNNELPVDGKRTSIPVAMHRSIHGDRVTAIGISSDGVVISGSNRGHVTAWATQGVADVRQVISLDSQSNHADVSPDGKIAIAGYLDGSVWRVELSSGRRQQLRMPTRYLASAVKISPDGRYIAVGWLDGSLAIAKIDPSLDSTPTWLMRQPEPLPDHVIQSVNHIDFNPSSNKVCVCRGASRFELIEITDSPSPNGTVSLQPVTSFHAPTSIDSISVLDDQTIITLGDTVRIWNGKATSIPTSQAGIGYVRCQCSDIDKRWIYAGCGDGRIRKISDGGVVLSTSSRWAPIVTQPQTTRRITAITLSPDGLSVLTGSNLGDVAIWDAASLRYLGEIWQGDSAGEIQRIRVSSNESAEGGDLLFVHQREFPVLGPTNNGKLQFMRLDSSTNNTGKYSSFNLPLTMATEGGQGK, from the coding sequence ATGAACGATTCTTTGTTGGACAGCGCAGATTCGAGAGACCGCTTGGCCGAAGCAGCAAAACGGTTTGGCAACCAGTTGCAAGCTCAGCAAGGCGCGGACTGGCCGAGCGAAGCCCAGCATTCGCGCATTGCATCGGTCCTGAGATTGCTTCATGCGACGCTCAGTCCAAACAGCACTCAATCGATGAGCCAGTCAGGCGGTTTGGACGAAACGTTTTCAATTCCAAAGCAAGTGGGAAGATTTAAGGTCGGACAGCGTGTGGGGGAAGGTGGGTTTGGCGTCGTCTACAAAGCTTTTGACGAAGTGCTAAGGCGCGACGTTGCACTTAAAGCTGTGCCGAGACGAGCGGGCATACATTCGGCAAGCGAAGAGTATCGATTGCGTGAAGCACGAGCCTCGGCCCGACTGAATCACCCATACTTAGTGCCACTTTACGAAGTCGTCGAAGACGAGCAGTGCGTCTATTTGGTCTCGGAGTTTTGTAACGGCCCAACATTATACCAGTACCTGCAGGAGCACCCTGGTCGGGTCAGCCCACGCTGGGCGGCCGAAGTGACATTAAAACTGGGACAAGCGGTCGCGCACGCGCATGGACGCGGACTTGTGCACCGAGATATCAAGCCAGGCAACGTGCTGCTGTCTCCGGAACGAGCCGATGGCGACATATTACCCTTCACGCCGCGGTTGACCGACTTTGGGCTCGTGCTTGAAATTGACAGCGATTCGACAGGCCAGACCCAAAGTGGTTTCGCCGGTACCGTGATGTACATGTCGCCGGAACAGATCATGGGCGACGAACGCTGGGACGCACGCAGCAGCGACGTCTACTCACTCGGACTATTGCTATATCAAATGATCGCGGGCGAGCTTCCCTTTCGGTCAAGCAAGCCGCTTGAACTGTTGACTCAAATTTGCACCGAACCAATCAAGCCTATCGCGGTCGACACAAAACCGATCTCTCAAGATCTACTGGCGATCTGCTACAAAGCGATTCACAAACAACCATCACAACGGTACGAATCGGCGCAGGCTCTGGTCGACGACTTGCTTCGGTGGCAGGACGGTCGAGAGGTAACAGCACGACGCCAATCAAGTCTTGAACGTACTTGGCTGTCGGCGCGTCGAGCGCCGGTGTTGTTGGGATTGTTCATCGCTCTGGTAACTTTGGCGATCACTAGCATTCTGGTTTTCGCTTGGAGCAATCGGCTTTTACGGAAAAAGCAGGCTGAACTGGGGCTAGCGGTAACGGAAGCTTCGCTGAGCCGCAAAGACGCGATCGAGATTGCTTATCGGTCCGACATGAACCAAGCCTATCTGGCCGTCGCTCGGCAGGACCCGGCAACGGCGATGTCGTTTGTCAACGATATCAAGCGTTACTCGGGCGACCAGTACCATGACCGATTTGACTTCCGATTACTCGGGACACTCGCACGGGATGGATGGACCGAACTGGCGGGTCTTGAAACGATGGTGGAAGAGGTCGTACCAATGCCGAACGCAAACTTGCATGCGATCGCGGGCGGAAACCAGGTACGTTTCTATCGTAGCGATCAACGCCAACCCGTTCGCGAGATTCAACTGGCGGAAGGCGAGATCCTCCATGCCTTAGCCGTCGCCCCCGACGAAGATTTTTTGGCATTGGGAATCTCGGGCGCGCCATCCGCATTGAACTGGTTAGGACTAAATAACGATCGCATCCAGTTCTTTTCGCTCGGCGGTCGCAAGGTTCCTAAACCGATTCAGCAATTCGCCACAACATTGGAATCGCTCGCATTTAGCAGTGACGGGAAACGTTTGGCGGCCGGAACACGGTACGAACCGATTCAGATTTTCACAATCGGCTCAGACAGCGAACCGATCACAGTCGCTTCGGTCCGTCGCAACGAAGATTTGGCGTTCGCTCCGAATGACAAAATCGCGTGGATCGCAGAGTCCAATGCGATACGAATTCAGAAGCCCGGTGACAAATCCAGCGCTCGTTCACTGAAGATTCCAGGCCCCAGTTGCTTTGATCGAATGAGCCGTTCGTCGGATGGCAAACAAATTGTGGCAACAGTGCGATTTGATAGTCGAGGCTACTTGTACGATCTGGATCGTGACGACAAAGAACCCACGGTTCTTGAAAATTCGCATGGCGAATTATCAACGATTTCTTTCTCGCCAAACGGAAACTACGTCGCCGGTGGAACAACTGGAGGCGGTGTTGTGGTATGGCATCTTGGCGACCAATCAAACATCCCATCGAAAAACATCCTTTCGAAAAGCGACGAAAGCCAAAACAATGAACTTCCCGTCGACGGCAAGCGAACATCCATCCCCGTCGCGATGCACCGTTCGATCCACGGTGATCGGGTCACGGCCATTGGTATCAGCAGCGATGGAGTCGTCATCAGCGGTAGTAATCGCGGGCACGTGACTGCTTGGGCAACACAAGGTGTCGCTGATGTTCGACAGGTGATCAGTCTGGACAGCCAGTCCAACCATGCAGACGTTTCACCCGACGGAAAAATTGCGATCGCCGGGTACCTGGACGGATCGGTCTGGCGAGTTGAACTGTCATCAGGCAGACGCCAACAACTTCGTATGCCAACCCGCTATCTCGCCAGCGCCGTGAAAATTTCACCCGACGGACGCTACATCGCAGTAGGCTGGTTAGACGGTTCGTTGGCAATCGCAAAGATTGACCCTTCGCTCGATTCGACACCAACATGGCTCATGCGGCAACCTGAACCGCTGCCTGACCACGTGATCCAGTCCGTCAACCACATTGATTTCAATCCCTCATCCAACAAGGTTTGCGTCTGCCGTGGTGCGTCACGATTCGAGTTAATAGAAATAACGGACAGCCCATCGCCGAATGGCACCGTTTCGCTGCAACCGGTGACCTCGTTTCACGCGCCGACGTCAATCGACTCGATTTCCGTTCTCGATGACCAGACCATCATTACGCTAGGAGACACCGTCCGCATCTGGAACGGAAAAGCGACATCGATTCCGACCTCGCAAGCTGGGATTGGCTATGTTCGGTGCCAGTGTTCCGACATCGATAAACGATGGATTTACGCGGGTTGCGGCGATGGACGAATCCGTAAAATCAGCGATGGGGGCGTTGTTTTGTCAACAAGTTCTCGCTGGGCGCCAATTGTCACCCAACCGCAAACGACCCGCCGAATCACAGCGATTACACTATCGCCTGACGGATTAAGTGTACTGACAGGCAGTAACCTTGGCGACGTTGCGATTTGGGATGCTGCATCGCTGCGTTACCTCGGTGAGATCTGGCAGGGCGACTCGGCGGGCGAAATCCAACGAATTCGAGTTTCAAGTAATGAATCGGCGGAGGGCGGCGACCTGCTATTCGTTCACCAGCGAGAATTCCCAGTGCTCGGCCCCACGAACAATGGTAAATTGCAATTCATGCGATTGGATTCGTCAACAAACAATACCGGGAAATATTCCTCGTTCAATCTGCCGCTAACAATGGCGACTGAAGGAGGGCAAGGCAAATGA
- a CDS encoding 2Fe-2S iron-sulfur cluster-binding protein codes for MTGILGIVLIIPIIAYLVFAEFISRREERRYRTDIISDLPTLSSSTPSSSESTQSSQTTASNPNNLSWKGWRDMVVDAIQDESPDCRSFSLRPADGELMPRFKGGQSISVRCKPSEEADSPKPVVRCYSLSSGPGEPRYRITVKRVPDGRMSRQLHDTIQAGDVIQIQSPRGHFHINPDYPERPLHLIAAGIGITPMLSMLLQSLEETPNREVHLYYQLRDQTNAPFLKPLRYLGNTLAQTGKFQLHVWFSRPIEDADSLTDSALDRITTGRISAAQIIERTGSGEGDYRICGPSVFMELMATELIQHGIDEASVQYESFGGKAKGPGAIAVKNSGASETDELKITFTQSSCHTTWNDPSVSLLDVADDAGVNVDASCRAGQCGACVHRLIKGNVRYDEQPECDFEDGEVVMCVARPETDVEIKA; via the coding sequence ATGACAGGAATCTTAGGGATTGTCCTGATTATTCCAATCATCGCGTATCTCGTCTTTGCCGAGTTTATATCGCGTCGGGAAGAACGACGGTACCGAACTGACATCATCAGCGACCTGCCGACCCTGTCGTCGAGTACACCGTCGTCGAGTGAGTCGACACAATCATCGCAAACGACCGCATCAAACCCCAACAACCTTTCGTGGAAGGGATGGCGAGACATGGTGGTCGATGCAATTCAAGACGAGTCGCCCGATTGCCGATCGTTCTCGCTGCGACCCGCCGACGGCGAATTGATGCCACGCTTCAAAGGTGGCCAATCAATCAGCGTTCGCTGCAAGCCGAGCGAAGAAGCAGACTCGCCCAAGCCCGTCGTTCGCTGCTATAGCTTGTCCAGCGGCCCGGGCGAACCGCGTTACCGAATCACGGTAAAACGCGTTCCCGATGGACGAATGAGCCGGCAACTGCACGACACCATTCAAGCCGGCGACGTGATCCAAATCCAATCGCCCCGCGGTCACTTCCACATCAACCCCGACTATCCCGAGCGACCTTTGCACTTGATCGCTGCTGGAATCGGCATCACGCCGATGCTGTCGATGCTGTTGCAAAGTTTAGAAGAAACGCCGAATCGCGAAGTTCATTTGTACTACCAACTTCGCGACCAAACCAATGCACCGTTCCTGAAGCCACTTCGTTACTTGGGCAACACGCTTGCCCAAACCGGCAAATTCCAGCTGCACGTTTGGTTCAGCCGACCGATCGAAGATGCCGACAGCCTAACCGATTCAGCACTTGATCGCATCACAACGGGTCGAATCAGCGCCGCGCAGATCATCGAACGAACCGGCAGCGGTGAAGGGGACTATCGCATCTGTGGCCCCAGCGTGTTCATGGAATTGATGGCCACCGAACTGATCCAGCACGGCATCGACGAAGCGTCAGTCCAGTACGAGTCTTTTGGCGGCAAAGCCAAGGGGCCAGGCGCGATCGCAGTCAAGAATTCTGGTGCCAGCGAAACTGACGAACTGAAAATCACTTTCACCCAAAGCAGCTGTCACACGACCTGGAACGATCCCAGCGTATCACTGCTGGATGTCGCCGACGACGCAGGCGTCAACGTCGACGCATCCTGCCGCGCGGGCCAGTGCGGCGCCTGCGTACACCGACTCATCAAGGGCAACGTTCGCTACGACGAACAACCCGAATGCGACTTCGAAGACGGCGAAGTCGTGATGTGCGTCGCAAGGCCAGAAACCGACGTCGAAATCAAAGCGTAG
- a CDS encoding DUF1592 domain-containing protein, with product MRSSQCGGQAIMLAAWMFAVSTTALHTSTAAEANTDQVSVSAALLTKYCADCHNADLSEGDREFESFSLPIQSEQHLITADEIIDQVTLKLMPPEDADQPSDDERLKLVGELRDSIQQARDQFKSSGGRTVMRRLSNREYETTLATLMNRRVDTLGLTADFPKDNTSHHIDTIGESLVTSGFLLDQYFQAATRLIETRLGKPAIEPKSWHFTDNFQQYEELTGSHKSVFNFEYLCLYEQPNTDTRQGGYGHIEDFLEGVPVSGLYDIEVHAQAMHRDTHYDPKIFRIDFSEPFQLAVVPGDATKGHIHYPQAIEPILASAIVPDEEPEWLKFRVWLEAGQTPRFIFPNGPYESRASVIAINKRYKKEFKNPKEGVSRSTLLREGALPHIKIGEIKVHGPVEEPGGGNEELAVFGEQGFQPDEALPQLFAFAQKAFRRPLDKSDRDRIKAIYKKRLSQEATPRQSALDALKLILCSPSFLYLSEITPEAETLLRPMDLASRLSYAIWAAPPDDQLFKVAESGKLAESDELKNQITRMVADNRCDEFVNGFLDSWLNLRDIGNLPPPRNTMPEYYAENLPEPMKQEARLFFRSLLDENGSVMDFLNADYTFADKRLAKLYRLPEQDTLRLADGFQRVSLGKNIQRGGVLGMAGVLTVSANGVDTSPVTRGVWVLENILGITPPPPPDEVPAIDADVSGATTIRQRLAKHREDKTCYVCHRNIDPLGFALETFDPIGRWRDKYPKPSDKGTSAKIDPSGKLPSGETYDNFANFKQVLLETRSEPFARNLIEKMLSYTTGRHMERTDQYEIDEILARVKADGYGLQTMVTEVLTSEIFRSR from the coding sequence ATGCGATCGAGTCAATGTGGCGGGCAAGCGATCATGCTTGCCGCCTGGATGTTCGCCGTTTCGACCACGGCTTTGCACACCAGCACTGCGGCGGAAGCAAACACCGATCAAGTGTCGGTTTCTGCTGCTCTCTTGACCAAGTATTGCGCCGATTGCCATAACGCCGATCTGAGCGAAGGTGATCGCGAGTTCGAATCGTTTTCGCTGCCTATCCAGTCGGAACAACATCTGATCACGGCCGATGAAATCATCGATCAAGTGACATTAAAGTTGATGCCGCCTGAAGACGCGGACCAACCCAGCGATGACGAACGCTTGAAGCTTGTTGGCGAATTGCGAGACAGCATTCAACAGGCGCGCGACCAGTTCAAAAGCTCGGGTGGGCGCACCGTCATGCGTCGGCTTTCCAATCGCGAGTACGAAACGACTTTGGCGACGCTGATGAATCGCCGCGTCGACACGCTTGGCTTGACGGCTGATTTCCCCAAAGACAACACCAGCCACCACATCGACACGATCGGCGAGTCCCTGGTGACATCGGGATTCTTGCTGGATCAGTATTTCCAAGCGGCAACACGGTTGATTGAAACGCGTCTGGGCAAACCTGCGATCGAGCCCAAGTCTTGGCACTTTACCGACAACTTCCAACAGTACGAAGAACTGACAGGCTCTCACAAAAGCGTCTTTAACTTCGAATATCTATGCCTCTACGAGCAGCCCAACACGGACACTCGACAAGGCGGCTACGGCCACATCGAAGACTTCCTCGAAGGCGTTCCCGTGTCTGGACTCTACGACATCGAGGTCCACGCCCAAGCAATGCACCGCGACACGCACTACGATCCAAAAATTTTCCGCATCGACTTTTCTGAGCCTTTCCAATTGGCCGTCGTCCCGGGCGACGCAACGAAAGGCCACATTCATTACCCGCAAGCGATCGAGCCGATACTCGCGTCGGCGATTGTGCCAGACGAAGAACCCGAATGGTTGAAGTTTCGTGTCTGGTTGGAAGCCGGCCAAACGCCGCGATTCATTTTCCCCAACGGTCCTTACGAATCACGTGCGTCAGTAATCGCGATCAACAAACGTTACAAGAAGGAATTTAAAAATCCCAAGGAAGGTGTCTCGCGATCAACCCTGCTTCGCGAAGGCGCGCTGCCTCACATCAAGATCGGCGAAATCAAAGTTCATGGCCCCGTCGAAGAACCCGGTGGTGGCAACGAAGAACTAGCCGTCTTTGGCGAGCAAGGTTTTCAGCCAGACGAAGCACTTCCACAACTGTTTGCATTTGCTCAAAAAGCGTTCCGTCGCCCCTTGGACAAATCCGATCGCGATCGGATCAAGGCGATATACAAAAAACGATTGTCCCAAGAGGCAACACCACGTCAGTCGGCGCTCGACGCGTTAAAACTGATCCTCTGCTCGCCCTCGTTTTTGTACCTCAGCGAAATAACGCCCGAGGCCGAAACCCTGCTGCGGCCCATGGACCTTGCTTCGCGGCTTTCCTATGCGATTTGGGCTGCACCGCCGGATGACCAACTCTTCAAGGTTGCCGAGTCGGGAAAACTTGCTGAATCGGATGAACTAAAAAATCAGATCACCAGAATGGTTGCCGATAATCGCTGCGATGAATTCGTCAACGGATTTTTGGACAGTTGGCTGAACCTACGAGACATTGGCAATCTGCCGCCACCTCGCAACACGATGCCGGAATACTATGCCGAAAACCTTCCGGAACCCATGAAACAAGAAGCACGTCTGTTCTTTCGCAGCTTGCTTGACGAGAACGGATCCGTCATGGATTTCTTGAATGCCGATTACACGTTCGCCGACAAGCGACTGGCCAAGCTCTATCGATTGCCCGAACAGGACACGCTTCGCTTGGCGGATGGGTTCCAGAGAGTCAGCCTAGGGAAGAACATTCAACGAGGCGGCGTACTGGGCATGGCTGGCGTGTTGACGGTCAGTGCCAATGGCGTTGACACATCACCAGTGACTCGCGGTGTGTGGGTGCTGGAAAACATTCTTGGCATCACACCGCCACCGCCGCCGGACGAAGTGCCAGCGATCGACGCGGACGTCAGCGGAGCGACCACAATCCGCCAGAGATTGGCCAAGCACCGCGAAGACAAAACGTGTTACGTCTGCCACCGCAACATTGATCCGCTTGGCTTTGCGTTAGAAACGTTTGATCCCATCGGACGCTGGCGAGACAAGTATCCCAAACCCAGCGACAAAGGTACTTCGGCAAAGATTGATCCGTCTGGAAAGTTGCCCTCCGGCGAAACGTACGACAACTTCGCAAACTTCAAACAGGTGCTTCTGGAAACTCGCAGTGAACCTTTCGCACGCAATCTGATCGAAAAGATGCTCAGCTACACGACCGGACGACACATGGAACGGACCGATCAATATGAGATCGATGAAATTCTCGCCCGTGTCAAAGCTGATGGCTACGGACTACAAACGATGGTGACCGAAGTGTTGACCAGCGAAATTTTTCGGTCGCGTTAA
- a CDS encoding putative bifunctional diguanylate cyclase/phosphodiesterase, producing the protein MTIIDSGHSLSSVSATPEISCQKESTQNHSLASLDSAMGLLQIEQTRLSQIIREDPLTGLLNRSAFTSDFARRLTANGEGNELALLYLDLDHFKPVNDTLGHPVGDQVLKIVADRLRNAVSEIDLVGRMGGDEFTVLQLGTSQPNGSRALSKRIIDSLREPIIIDEQFVHIGISIGVALGPYDGETAEELTKNADLALYRAKQDGRNILRYFEPEMDAKMQARRTLEIELRSAVQNEEFELHYQPVLDLSTNEIVSLEALVRWNHPTRGRIPPDAFIPIAEETGLICSLGEWVLRQACMEAVTWDAQIGVAVNVAPIQLRNRAFISTVMDALNQSGLNAHRLELEITERSLISNADLTLGLLHQLRDLGVRIAMDDFGTGYSSISYLRQFPFDKIKIDRSFVSGGDTSGDSGALVKMIAALGTCLGAKTTAEGVETNDEMRSVREAGCSEIQGYLLSRPLTASDVQALLRSQKESPAIETSEGK; encoded by the coding sequence ATGACAATCATCGATTCCGGACATTCACTTTCAAGTGTTTCCGCGACACCGGAAATTTCTTGCCAAAAGGAATCCACTCAAAACCATTCGTTAGCTTCGCTAGATAGCGCAATGGGTTTACTACAGATCGAACAGACGCGACTCTCCCAGATCATTCGCGAAGATCCCTTAACAGGGCTGCTCAATCGCTCTGCGTTCACAAGCGATTTTGCTCGACGTTTGACGGCGAACGGCGAAGGGAATGAGCTCGCACTTCTGTACTTGGACCTTGACCACTTTAAGCCAGTCAACGACACGCTCGGTCATCCGGTGGGCGACCAAGTGCTAAAAATCGTTGCCGATCGATTGCGAAATGCGGTGAGCGAAATCGACCTTGTTGGTCGAATGGGGGGCGATGAGTTTACTGTTCTGCAGTTGGGAACGTCTCAACCAAATGGTTCACGTGCATTATCGAAGCGCATCATCGACTCACTGCGAGAACCGATCATCATTGATGAACAGTTTGTTCACATCGGCATCAGCATAGGGGTCGCGCTTGGCCCCTATGATGGTGAGACCGCAGAGGAGTTGACGAAGAACGCGGACCTCGCCTTGTATCGCGCCAAGCAAGATGGACGAAATATCCTGCGGTACTTTGAGCCAGAGATGGATGCAAAGATGCAAGCGCGTCGAACGCTCGAGATCGAGTTGCGCAGCGCGGTCCAAAACGAAGAATTCGAGCTGCACTACCAACCGGTCTTGGACCTCAGCACCAACGAAATCGTATCGCTTGAGGCTCTCGTTCGCTGGAACCATCCGACTCGAGGCCGCATCCCGCCGGACGCCTTTATTCCAATCGCAGAAGAAACTGGGCTCATTTGTTCATTGGGAGAGTGGGTTTTACGTCAAGCCTGCATGGAAGCTGTTACGTGGGATGCTCAGATTGGCGTCGCGGTCAATGTCGCGCCGATCCAATTGCGTAATCGAGCGTTCATCAGCACCGTGATGGACGCGCTGAACCAATCAGGGCTCAATGCCCATCGCCTTGAACTAGAGATCACCGAGCGTTCACTCATATCGAATGCCGATTTGACGTTGGGGCTGCTCCATCAACTGCGTGATCTTGGCGTTCGAATTGCTATGGATGATTTTGGAACGGGCTATTCATCGATCAGCTATCTGCGTCAGTTCCCGTTTGACAAAATTAAAATCGACCGCTCATTCGTTTCTGGCGGCGACACATCCGGCGACTCGGGCGCACTGGTGAAAATGATTGCCGCTTTAGGAACGTGCCTGGGCGCCAAGACAACGGCAGAAGGAGTCGAGACGAACGACGAAATGCGATCCGTTCGGGAAGCCGGTTGCAGTGAGATCCAAGGCTACTTGCTGAGTCGCCCCCTTACCGCAAGCGATGTTCAGGCACTGTTGCGATCCCAAAAAGAAAGCCCGGCTATAGAAACGAGCGAAGGGAAATAG
- a CDS encoding BLUF domain-containing protein: MYQRILYTSRATDGITLRNVYDVIRVSHNRNSDSGLTGALLFLDGFFIQVLEGAPYAVDERYKRIAADDRHCELELRIKESTSELLFPSEWMALKDDSTIDRKMLSSQCYEPGMPSTRFNPQQVLDFLLSCFAPTTAM; the protein is encoded by the coding sequence ATGTATCAACGAATCCTTTACACAAGTCGCGCCACCGATGGCATCACATTGCGGAACGTCTATGACGTAATCCGCGTTTCGCACAATCGCAATAGCGATAGTGGGCTGACCGGCGCCTTGCTTTTCCTTGATGGTTTCTTCATCCAAGTTCTCGAAGGTGCTCCCTATGCCGTCGACGAACGATACAAACGCATTGCGGCCGACGATCGCCACTGCGAGCTAGAGCTTCGGATCAAAGAGTCAACGTCCGAGTTGCTGTTCCCATCGGAATGGATGGCTCTAAAAGACGATTCCACCATCGACCGGAAAATGTTATCGAGCCAGTGTTACGAACCCGGAATGCCGTCGACACGTTTCAATCCGCAGCAGGTTCTCGACTTCTTATTGAGTTGCTTTGCGCCAACGACGGCGATGTAG